One window of Nymphaea colorata isolate Beijing-Zhang1983 chromosome 11, ASM883128v2, whole genome shotgun sequence genomic DNA carries:
- the LOC116265043 gene encoding alpha-glucan water dikinase, chloroplastic, with protein sequence MSSGLGKNLFQKSLVHGLHTHEEQHIKSYPRTPGSSLCQSSAKPTTTRVTYQLCKPLVSCKFLENTNLTKGLSPSQGRGSLVSHVPCAVLATNPASEQRVKFNLDGRSELQIEVIDSSPGLSSRIDIQVSNSNLSLLLHWGVIRKGHKNWTLPPRRPDGTKVYKHRALRTPLKKSGDDSFLSLEVDDPEIEFVEFLLVDEAQNKWFKKDGGNFRVQLARSGSSKNLSSIPEELVQIQAYLRWERKGKQAYAPEQEKEEYEAARRELMDEVAKGVTIDDLRNKLIRNDSTSKDTLVPKSAIPDDLIQIQAYIRWEKAGKPHYSKDKQLMEFEEAKKELQRELDKGVSLDELRRKIMKGDIDTKVSKQLKTKGRFYIERITRKKRDILNLVNKFTSEAVSRKHVVEPKAPSLLELCSKSKEDQDAGHTLSKKIYEIENGELLVLVTKLNDKMKVYVATDVKEPLVLHWGLAKSAGQWMVPPASNLPPQSLLQDGSCETHFSEGFSGEPSLKSIEIEMEDGDFVGMPFVLRSGEKWLKTNDSDFYVPFAAESRKAKKDIDGKGTAQSLLNRIAELESEAQRSLMHRFNIATDLMEWAKDEGELGLAGILVWMRFMATRQLTWNKNYNVKPREISRAQDSLTDSLQKIFQTYPQYREIVRMVMFTVGRGGQGDVGQRIRDEILVIQRNNDCKGGMMEEWHQKLHNNTSPDDVVICQALIDYIRNDFDVNVYWNTLISNGITKERLLSYDRAIHSEPQFRRDQKEGLLRDLGNYMKTLKAVHSGADLESAIATCMGYSTEGQGFMVGVNIHPVQGLPTGFPELLQFVLDHVEDKNVEPLLEGLLEARAELRSLLLGSCDRLKDLIFLDLALDSTVRTAVERGYEELDHAEPQKVMYFITLVLENLALSSNENEDIVYCLKGWDHAIQMLKSKSGCWALFAKSVLDRTRLALATKAEHFQNVLQPSAEYLGSMLGVEQWALSIFTEEVIRAGSAASLSMLLNRIDPVLRRLANLGSWQVISPVEVTGSVAVVDELLSVQNKSYEKPTILIAKRVKGEEEIPDGTVAVLTPDMPDVLSHVSVRARNSKVCFATCFDNNILADLQSKEGKILSLKPTSSDLVYRMIDAGEVSSNNEITSKEGSAPSLTISRKQFAGKYAICAHEFSNDLVGAKSRNIGFLKDKVPSWVGIPTSVALPFGVFEKVISYDANKEIADKVSSLKKKLEEGEFNVLHEIRDTVLQLVAPNELVEELKLKLRESGMPWPGDEGAERWEQAWMAIKRVWASKWNERAYFSTRKVKLDHDSLCMAVLVQEIISADYAFVIHTTNPSSSDPSEIYAEVVRGLGETLVGAYPGRALSFICKKNDLNSPKILGYPSKPFGLFIRQSIIFRSDSNGEDLEGYAGAGLYDSVPMDKEEKVFLDYTLDPLITDTNFQNSMLSSIARAGNAIEELYGTPQDIEGVVKDGKIFVVQTRPQM encoded by the exons ATGAGTAGCGGTCTGGGGAAGAACTTATTCCAAAAATCGCTGGTTCATGGTTTGCATACACATGAGGAGCAGCATATCAAAAGTTATCCTAGGACACCAGGCAGTTCATTATGTCAATCCTCAGCAAAGCCTACGACTACTCGTGTGACTTATCAGCTCTGCAAGCCACTGGTTTCTTGCAAGTTTCTGGAGAATACTAACTTGACAAAGGGTTTGAGCCCATCTCAAGGGCGGGGTAGTTTGGTGTCTCATGTTCCTTGTGCAGTCTTGGCCACAAATCCTGCATCTGAg CAAAGAGTGAAGTTCAATCTGGATGGGAGATCAGAGCTTCAG ATTGAAGTCATAGATTCCTCTCCTGGTCTTTCTTCTCGTATAgacattcaagtttcaaacagCAACCTGTCTTTACTCCTTCACTGGGGTGTCATCCGTAAGGGGCATAA GAATTGGACTCTCCCTCCACGTCGGCCCGATGGAACCAAAGTTTACAAGCACAGAGCACTCAGAACTCCTCTGAAAAAG TCTGGCGATGATTCCTTTTTGAGTTTAGAAGTTGATGACCCTGAAATAGAATTTGTTGAATTTCTTCTGGTTGATGAGGCACAAAATAAATG GTTTAAGAAAGATGGTGGAAACTTTAGAGTTCAATTGGCAAGAAGTGGCAGCTCAAAAAATCTTAGTTCAATTCCTGAGGAACTTGTGCAGATCCAGGCTTACTTGAGgtgggaaaggaagggaaaacaAGCATACGCTCCGGAGCAAGAGAAG GAGGAATATGAGGCAGCTCGTCGTGAGTTAATGGATGAAGTAGCCAAGGGAGTCACAATAGATGACCTTCGTAACAAGCTCATAAGAAATGATAGTACATCTAAGGACACCCTAGTTCCTAAAAGTGCCATTCCTGATGATTTGATACAGATACAAGCCTATATACGGTGGGAGAAGGCAGGAAAACCACATTATTCCAAGGATAAGCAACTT ATGGAGTTTGAGGAAGCTAAAAAGGAGCTACAAAGGGAGCTGGACAAGGGAGTGTCTCTAGATGAATTACGGAGGAAAATCATGAAAGGAGATATTGATACCAAAGTCTCCAAGCAGTTGAAGACCAAAGGACGGTTTTATATTGAAAGAATTACTcgaaaaaaaagagatatcCTCAATTTGGTTAACAAGTTTACTTCTGAAGCTGTTTCAAGAAAGCATGTTGTGGAACCAAAAGCTCCAAGTTTATTAGAGCTCTGTTCAAAGTCCAAGGAAGATCAAGACGCTGGTCACACACTgagcaaaaaaatttatgagattgAAAATGGAGAACTTctg GTCCTGGTCACCAAGCTCAATGACAAGATGAAAGTGTATGTGGCTACAGATGTGAAGGAGCCTCTTGTTCTTCACTGGGGATTAGCAAAAAGTGCTGGCCAGTGGATG GTTCCTCCTGCAAGTAACTTGCCTCCACAGTCTTTACTGCAAGATGGATCCTGCGAAACTCATTTCTCAGAAGGCTTCTCAGGTGAACCTTCTTTAAAG TCTATTGAGATAGAGATGGAGGATGGGGACTTTGTTGGAATGCCTTTCGTACTTCGTTCTGGTGAAAAATGGTTAAAGACCAATGACTCAGATTTTTATGTTCCATTTGCTGCTGAAAGTAGGAAGGCTAAGAAG GACATTGATGGCAAAGGAACTGCACAGTCATTATTGAATAGAATTGCAGAGCTTGAGAGTGAAGCTCAAAGATCTCTTATGCACAG GTTTAACATTGCAACAGATTTGATGGAGTGGGCCAAAGATGAAGGGGAACTAGGGCTTGCTGGCATTCTTGTATGGATGAGATTTATGGCGACAAGACAACTGACTtggaacaaaaattacaatgtGAAACCACG AGAGATTAGCCGTGCACAAGATAGTCTTACTGACTCTCTTCAGAAGATATTTCAAACCTATCCACAGTACAGGGAGATTGTACGAATGGTAATGTTTACTGTTGGTCGTGGAGGTCAAGGGGATGTGGGGCAGAGGATCCGAGATGAAATCTTGGTGATCCAG AGAAACAATGACTGCAAAGGTGGAATGATGGAAGAATGGCACCAAAAACTACACAATAATACAAGTCCAGATGACGTTGTTATCTGTCAG gCACTAATTGATTACATAAGGAACGATTTTGATGTCAATGTTTATTGGAACACCCTAATTTCTAATGGCATAACAAAAGAGCGGCTTCTGAGTTATGACCGCGCAATTCATTCAGAACCACAATTCAGGAGGGACCAGAAGGAAGGGCTGCTACGGGACTTAGGAAACTACATGAAGACATTGAAG GCTGTTCATTCTGGTGCAGATCTTGAGTCTGCCATTGCCACTTGCATGGGATACAGTACTGAG GGCCAAGGTTTTATGGTTGGGGTCAACATTCATCCAGTACAAGGGTTGCCAACTGGGTTTCCA GAGTTGCTGCAATTTGTTCTAGATCATGTGGAAGATAAGAATGTTGAACCTCTCCTAGAG GGGTTGCTGGAGGCTCGAGCAGAGCTTCGGTCACTGCTTCTTGGATCGTGTGACCGCTTGAAAGATCTTATATTTTTGGACCTTGCCCTTGATTCTACAGTGAGGACAGCTGTGGAGAGGGGCTATGAAGAGCTGGATCATGCTGAACCACAG AAAGTCATGTACTTCATCACTTTAGTTCTTGAGAATTTGGCGCTTtcatcaaatgaaaatgaagacattGTCTACTGTTTGAAG GGATGGGACCATGCTATCCAAATGTTGAAGTCTAAAAGTGGTTGTTGGGCACTTTTTGCAAAATCTGTTCTTGATAGAACACGGCTTGCTTTGGCAACCAAGGCCGAACACTTTCAGAATGTCTTACAACCATCGGCTGAATATCTTGGTTCAATGCTTGGAGTTGAACAATGGGCA TTGAGCATATTCACTGAAGAAGTCATTAGAGCTGGATCAGCTGCTTCTTTATCAATGCTTCTGAACCGGATTGATCCTGTTCTTCGCAGGCTGGCTAATCTAGGCAG TTGGCAAGTCATTAGTCCAGTTGAAGTTACTGGATCTGTTGCAGTCGTGGATGAGTTGCTTTCTGTACAAAATAAATCGTATGAAAAGCCGACAATTTTAATCGCCAAGAGAGtaaagggagaggaagaaattCCTGACGGTACAGTTGCTGTATTGACACCTGATATGCCAGATGTCCTTTCACATGTTTCGGTTAGAGCAAGGAATAGCAAG GTTTGCTTTGCAACATGCTTTGACAACAATATTCTTGCTGACCTTCAAtcaaaagaagggaaaattttaAGCTTAAAGCCTACCTCGTCGGATCTTGTTTATAG AATGATTGATGCCGGCGAAGTTTCAAGCAATAATGAAATAACATCAAAAGAAGGATCAGCACCATCTTTAACCATAAGTAGAAAGCAATTTGCTGGCAAATATGCAATATGTGCACATGAATTTTCTAACGACCTG GTTGGAGCTAAATCACGAAACATTGGCTTCCTAAAGGATAAAGTGCCTTCCTGGGTTGGGATACCTACATCAGTTGCACTACCGTTTGGAGTTTTTGAAAAAGTCATATCATATGATGCAAACAAG GAAATAGCTGATAAAGTGTCTAGCTTGAAGAAAAAGCTAGAGGAGGGAGAATTCAATGTCCTTCACGAGATACGTGATACTGTTCTGCAGCTTGTTGCACCAAATGAACTG GTTGAAGAACTGAAGCTAAAACTGAGAGAATCTGGCATGCCATGGCCTGGTGATGAAGGTGCAGAACGGTGGGAGCAAGCTTGGATGGCAATAAAAAGG GTTTGGGCTTCAAAATGGAATGAAAGAGCATATTTCAGCACTAGGAAGGTGAAATTGGACCATGACTCTCTCTGCATGGCTGTCTTAGTACAGGAAATTATTAGTGCTGACTATGCATTTGTTATCCACACTACAAACCCTTCTTCTAGTGATCCATCAGAAATATATGCCGAG GTTGTGAGAGGACTGGGGGAAACACTTGTAGGAGCATATCCAGGTCGGGCGTTAAGTTTTATCTGTAAGAAGAATGACCTGAATTCTCCGAAG ATACTTGGTTACCCTAGCAAACCTTTTGGCCTCTTCATAAGGCAATCAATCATCTTCCGCTCTGATTCTAATGGTGAAGATCTTGAGGGCTATGCTGGTGCTGGCCTTTATGACAG TGTACCCATGGATAAAGAAGAGAAGGTTTTTCTGGACTACACTTTGGATCCGTTAATAACAGATACCAACTTCCAAAACTCTATGTTGTCATCCATTGCACGAGCTGGAAATGCAATTGAAGAGCTGTATGGAACCCCACAAGATATCGAAGGTGTCGTGAAGGATGgaaaaatttttgttgtccAAACTAGGCCACAAATGTGa
- the LOC116264855 gene encoding putative invertase inhibitor, producing MAHLSSSLLLLVAASAVMILTVAPQADARRHKPHRFSLHHQNLGSSLPFLGVQINGLCRSTDYPDVCISALSSSPLGPLSPATAIISTIRAIDLKAKVARGVSLQLAARATDRMTRENLKNCAEMYADVSFNLAKSLANVRSRDRNVLNVNLSAVIDDFETCNDGFVENGTRSPLAAQNDVMRKMASNGLALAEKLK from the coding sequence ATGGCTCACCTCTCctcttccctcctcctcctcgtggCTGCTTCGGCCGTCATGATCCTCACCGTCGCACCCCAGGCGGACGCCCGCCGTCACAAGCCCCACCGCTTCAGCCTCCACCACCAAAACCTCGGCAGCAGCCTGCCTTTCCTGGGCGTCCAGATCAACGGCCTCTGCAGGTCCACCGACTACCCGGACGTCTGCATATCGGCTCTGAGCTCGTCCCCATTGGGCCCCTTGAGCCCAGCGACGGCCATCATCAGCACCATCCGAGCCATCGACCTCAAGGCCAAGGTGGCGCGCGGTGTCTCCCTGCAGCTGGCCGCCCGTGCCACGGACAGAATGACGCGAGAGAACCTGAAGAACTGCGCCGAGATGTACGCCGATGTGTCATTCAACCTGGCGAAGTCGTTGGCGAACGTGAGGTCCAGGGACCGCAACGTCCTCAACGTCAACCTCAGCGCTGTTATTGACGACTTCGAGACATGTAACGACGGGTTCGTGGAGAATGGCACCAGGTCGCCCCTTGCTGCCCAAAATGATGTGATGAGGAAGATGGCTAGCAACGGCTTGGCCCTGGCTGAGAAGTTGAAGTGA